The Halorubrum sp. BV1 nucleotide sequence GTCGCCGTGTCGGGCCCCAGTTCGGCGGCGAGACTCTCCGGGAGCGTCTCGTCGTACTCGCGTTCGTAATGGGGAAGCGACATCACGGTGTCTCTATACGCCGCGAGCACGCGCCTGAGCGTCACGTCGCCGCCCGCCCTGTCGACGGTGTGCACCCTCGCGGCCGGGCCGTCGAGGGGTGCCGTCATCGACTCCGCCGGCGCGGGTTCGAGCGAGGCGACGCGGTCGGCAAACGACTCGAAGGCGTCCCGCTCGGCCAGCACACGGGAGCGTTCGCTCCGACAGGCCTCCGTCGCGTCGCGAACGTACGTGAACGCGAGGAACGCGACGACCCCGGCGAGAACGACTGCGGTGATCGCCCCCGGTTCGGTCGCCACCGCACTCACCTCACACGAGAGGGTCGCACACTCCGCGACCGCTGGGTCGGCACTCGGGACCTGAAACACCCCGGCCGAACCCGGATTCACGCTCATTATGAATGGTAACACGGTACACACACAAAGCGTTTGTGACCCGTTCACTCGCCGTGATACCCGGGGATCACTTCAGATCCCCTTTCACTCCCGGACGCCGTCGTCGGTGATCACGGTTCCGATCATGCCGATCGGCGTCGCGTCGTAGCTCGGGTTCTCGATCGTGACGCCCTCGACCGGCTCGCGCATCACCTCGACGGCGTCGCGGAACTCGTTTTCGAACCGGAACTCCTCGATGGTCTTCGCGCCTGAGCCGACCGCGGTGACCGGGACGCCGAGTTCGCGGGCGGTGACGACCAGGGGGAACGTCCCGATCCGGTTGTAGTAGGTGCCGCCGGTGATACATGTGATCCCGAGCAGGACGCGGTCGCAGTCGCGGAGGGCGTACCCCATCGCGCTGTCGACGACCATCCGGGTGTCGACGCGCGACATCCCGGCGAGCGCGCGCGCCGTCTTCCGGCCGAGCGTCCGCGGCCGCGCCTCCGTGACGTACACCGTCAGGTGCGCGCCGTCGCGCGCCGCGTTCTCGATCGATTCGAGGACGGTCGTCGAGTAGTCGTGGACGAGGAGGGTGTCGCCGTCTTCGATGTGTTCGGCGGCGTTGGCGGCCGCCTCGCCCTTCGCCGTCTCTATCTCTTCGGTGACCCGAGCGATCACGTCTTCGAGGCGCTGTTTCGCCGCCTCGACGGACGTGACCTCGCCGACGATGGAGCGTTCGACGTCGCGCATCGCGTTGTGGAGCGCGGCGTGTGAGGGGTTCGAGCGGCGCAACACGCCGGCGTTGTGTTCGAGGTCGCGCTCGAACTCGTCGACGGTCACGTACTCCCGATCGAGCAGCTCCGCGAGCGACTGCGTCGCCTTCACGGCCACCGCGGACGTGCTGTGGGTTCGCATCGCCCGTATCTCGGCGACGGTCTCGTCGATCATACGTGACCGTCGTCGGCACCGGTGAAATGAATTCCGGGCCACGCGGCAGCCGGCGCGCTCGCGGCGCTGCGGCCGCCGGTCTCTCTCGGAGTCGCCGTCACTCGATGTCCGGGGTCCGCTCCCCGGCCGGCACCACGATTTCGAGCCAGTTCTCTTCCGGCGGGAGCGGACAGGAGAACGTCTCGCTGTACGCACAGAATGGGTTGTACGCGAGGTTGAAATCCAGCGTGACGCTCGCGCCGTCGACGAGGTCGGCGTCCGGCTCTAACTCCATGTACCGGCCGTTGTGGTACGTCTGCTGGCCGGTCGTCTTGTCGCGGAAGGGGACGAAGATCGCCCCGTCGTCGCCCTCCTGCCTATAGCCCGCGAGGGTGTGCTCGTCGCCGCCGACCTCGAACGCGAACGTGACGATCCGGAGGTACCGGACCGGGTTGCTCGCGGTCGTCTCCATCTCGACGGGTTCGGGGTCGTCGTGGACGGTCAGCGTCGCCTCGACGCGGTAGTCGGGGTCCGGCGGGAAGTAGTCGAGCCCGTCGAACGCCTCGCGCTGCTCGGGCGGGATCGGCGACTGCGGATGCTCGGCGAAGAACTCGTCCTTCTCGCGGCGGTTCGCGCGGAGCCGCTCTGCGTACTCATCGCTCATGTGCGGGCGGACGGTCGGGAGGGGTTTCAGGTTCGCGGTCGAGAATCCGGGTGCGCGACGAACGGACACCGTCGGGTCCCGTGAACGACGCGTACGGGCACGGTGGGATCCCCGTGAGCGAAGCGAACGGGGGTACACCGTGCGAGTGAACGGACGTGAATGAGCACGCAGGGGATTCGAACCGGAGGAAGACGGTCGGCCTCGCTTCGCTCGGCCGCTGCGACTTCTAGGGTTCGAATCCCCTGCGTGCCGGTTCGCTCGTCGCTTCGCTCCTCACTGTACGGGC carries:
- a CDS encoding translation initiation factor eIF-2B; protein product: MIDETVAEIRAMRTHSTSAVAVKATQSLAELLDREYVTVDEFERDLEHNAGVLRRSNPSHAALHNAMRDVERSIVGEVTSVEAAKQRLEDVIARVTEEIETAKGEAAANAAEHIEDGDTLLVHDYSTTVLESIENAARDGAHLTVYVTEARPRTLGRKTARALAGMSRVDTRMVVDSAMGYALRDCDRVLLGITCITGGTYYNRIGTFPLVVTARELGVPVTAVGSGAKTIEEFRFENEFRDAVEVMREPVEGVTIENPSYDATPIGMIGTVITDDGVRE
- a CDS encoding DUF1684 domain-containing protein yields the protein MSDEYAERLRANRREKDEFFAEHPQSPIPPEQREAFDGLDYFPPDPDYRVEATLTVHDDPEPVEMETTASNPVRYLRIVTFAFEVGGDEHTLAGYRQEGDDGAIFVPFRDKTTGQQTYHNGRYMELEPDADLVDGASVTLDFNLAYNPFCAYSETFSCPLPPEENWLEIVVPAGERTPDIE